In Marivivens aquimaris, one genomic interval encodes:
- the cas9 gene encoding type II CRISPR RNA-guided endonuclease Cas9 (Cas9, originally named Csn1, is the large, multifunctional signature protein of type II CRISPR/Cas systems. It is well known even to general audiences because its RNA-guided endonuclease activity has made it a popular tool for custom editing of eukaryotic genomes.) codes for MKRYRFAFDLGTTSVGWAVFELDERTGKPIALARVNERGKLIKFSPLGVRIFEDGRNPQSKASNAAGRMAPRSARKGQDRRLKRRALLLSELEAASLLPPEGAERDEIFALNPYELRARAAERKVTLYELGRALWHISKHRGFKSNRKAENSEDDTGLIKSASVALNARLKEEGYLTYGAYLWARLQAKQGVRVRASGENADKHYEYYPTREMLKAEFDTIWSEQAKYHDLSDALRDRLRDYTIFYQRPLKPVQPGRCTFFPDRDRLPRWHPTAQAFLILQDLANLRVIRDEGEQSLDLETRKVLFNTLNGGEKLTWNRVRGALGLPSSARLNLEEGGLKHLHFNQVAANLLGTKRKPGPLAEMWPRFNAEQREKILSKLADSESPEELVAWLAAEHGLERSVAEAVEKIHLPDKHLRFCKEVTEALVAEMHSDVIDYSEAVLRAPLLSAADMTHSDFRPANGLNTLPRYNELEHLRRMLGNGTGDLADPHDKRYGKITNPTVHIALGQFRRVMNMLINEFGKPAEVVLEAARDLNKSPKEKDEIDKLIKANTKRNDRYRAELEEAKLLKPGQRVGDLFLKMRLWEELGRNEADRRSPFSGRLISRVDLLSDAVEIEHILPFAETFDDSPANKTLAFRKENQRKGKLSPGEAAERGIFDQQQMTELTKHFPRNKAWRFQPDAMAVFEEQKSFSDRQLHATGYLARVVRAYAETLFDKTDTDGSARNHVWMLPGRMTAMLRHRWGLNLGDHNRKNRYDHRHHAIDAAVIGVIDPPMIKRLQDAARSVGAETLSRVLPVPPMPFDGYRDQVISAIDRVNVSHRAKHGSADPTDPSRTSGRLHEDTAFGIIRRAPENQADLTIGNVVVRKPVASLSEKEIGQIRDVQLRHSVLAATEPAREAGLTKRDADKLRAEKLEQWIDEHGHRRVRIIKRESSVRPVCDQNGRPYKFFAPGEVASIDLISFEGRWVGHGQSVWDANSGQQQPWEELYPDGQFVMRLRKGDTLQLFDWDDDQKKIAEGSNVVKRIVRLAPGNNRIYLCGLNDAGRLQQRHDDDDDDFGWDLAGFDKLRLRRARRVRIDELGRVHTIPHGTV; via the coding sequence TTGAAAAGATACAGATTTGCATTTGATCTCGGAACGACGTCTGTTGGTTGGGCGGTATTTGAGCTGGACGAGAGGACCGGTAAGCCTATTGCACTCGCGCGCGTCAATGAGCGAGGCAAATTGATTAAGTTTAGCCCTCTGGGAGTGCGGATCTTTGAGGACGGCCGAAACCCTCAAAGTAAGGCGTCGAACGCGGCGGGGCGTATGGCACCTCGCTCAGCACGGAAAGGGCAGGATCGTCGGCTGAAACGTCGCGCACTCCTGCTATCAGAACTAGAAGCGGCGTCGCTTCTTCCGCCGGAAGGTGCTGAACGAGATGAGATTTTTGCGCTAAACCCTTATGAACTTCGTGCGCGTGCGGCGGAGCGAAAGGTGACGTTATACGAGCTCGGGCGCGCCCTCTGGCACATCTCCAAGCATCGAGGTTTCAAAAGCAATCGCAAGGCTGAAAATAGCGAGGACGATACTGGCTTGATCAAGTCCGCTAGTGTGGCGTTGAATGCGCGGCTGAAGGAAGAGGGGTATCTTACCTATGGGGCGTATCTTTGGGCTCGCCTTCAGGCTAAGCAGGGGGTGCGGGTTCGTGCCTCCGGTGAGAATGCTGATAAGCATTATGAGTATTACCCAACGCGAGAGATGCTTAAGGCGGAGTTCGATACGATTTGGTCGGAACAAGCCAAGTATCACGATTTGAGCGACGCGCTGCGTGATCGTTTGCGCGACTACACCATTTTCTATCAGCGACCATTGAAGCCTGTTCAGCCCGGACGTTGCACGTTTTTCCCCGACAGGGATAGGCTTCCCAGATGGCATCCAACGGCGCAGGCGTTTCTAATTTTGCAGGATTTGGCCAATTTGCGGGTGATCCGCGATGAAGGTGAGCAGTCGTTGGATTTAGAAACGCGAAAGGTGCTGTTCAACACTTTGAATGGTGGCGAAAAGCTAACCTGGAACCGCGTGCGGGGTGCGCTTGGACTGCCGTCATCGGCAAGGCTCAATCTTGAAGAGGGCGGGTTAAAGCATCTTCATTTTAATCAGGTCGCCGCTAATTTGCTCGGCACAAAGCGAAAGCCGGGCCCGCTGGCCGAAATGTGGCCGCGATTTAACGCTGAGCAGCGCGAAAAAATCTTGAGCAAGCTTGCGGATAGTGAAAGCCCGGAAGAACTCGTTGCATGGCTAGCGGCAGAGCATGGCTTAGAGCGATCCGTGGCGGAAGCAGTCGAGAAAATCCACCTACCTGATAAACATCTGCGGTTCTGCAAGGAGGTCACCGAAGCACTTGTGGCCGAGATGCACAGCGACGTCATTGACTACTCCGAGGCTGTATTGCGCGCGCCGCTTTTGTCCGCAGCGGATATGACGCATAGCGATTTCCGCCCTGCGAATGGCCTCAATACGCTTCCCCGTTATAACGAATTGGAGCACCTCCGGCGTATGCTCGGGAACGGCACGGGCGACCTCGCTGATCCACACGACAAGCGATACGGAAAGATCACGAATCCCACTGTTCATATAGCTCTTGGCCAGTTTCGGCGCGTAATGAATATGTTGATCAATGAGTTTGGCAAGCCAGCCGAGGTCGTCTTGGAAGCAGCGCGCGATCTGAACAAGTCGCCTAAAGAAAAGGACGAAATTGATAAGCTGATCAAGGCAAATACCAAACGGAACGATCGGTATCGGGCCGAGCTGGAGGAAGCGAAACTGCTCAAGCCAGGACAGCGGGTTGGGGATCTGTTCTTGAAAATGCGGCTTTGGGAGGAGCTTGGGCGCAACGAAGCAGATCGGAGAAGTCCGTTTTCTGGTAGGCTGATAAGCCGAGTGGATTTGCTCAGCGATGCGGTCGAAATAGAACATATCCTACCGTTTGCCGAAACTTTTGACGACAGTCCTGCCAACAAAACCCTTGCATTCCGCAAGGAAAATCAACGCAAGGGGAAGCTCTCGCCAGGTGAGGCCGCTGAACGAGGTATATTCGATCAGCAGCAAATGACCGAACTGACGAAGCACTTCCCGCGGAACAAGGCGTGGCGGTTTCAACCTGATGCAATGGCGGTTTTTGAAGAGCAGAAAAGCTTTAGCGACCGACAGCTTCATGCTACTGGCTATTTGGCTCGCGTGGTGCGCGCTTATGCTGAGACATTGTTCGACAAGACCGATACCGACGGTAGCGCTCGAAATCATGTATGGATGTTGCCAGGACGTATGACAGCAATGCTGCGTCATCGTTGGGGTCTCAATTTAGGCGATCATAACCGAAAGAACCGTTACGATCACCGGCATCACGCTATTGATGCCGCCGTGATAGGCGTGATCGACCCGCCGATGATCAAGCGACTTCAGGACGCCGCTAGGTCTGTTGGAGCCGAAACATTATCGCGTGTCTTACCAGTGCCGCCGATGCCATTTGATGGCTACCGGGATCAAGTTATATCCGCCATTGACCGTGTTAATGTTAGCCATAGGGCTAAACATGGTTCGGCTGATCCAACTGACCCATCACGAACAAGTGGTCGGCTGCACGAAGATACGGCTTTTGGGATCATTCGGCGGGCACCAGAAAATCAGGCAGATCTGACGATTGGCAACGTGGTCGTCCGCAAACCTGTTGCGTCATTAAGCGAAAAGGAAATTGGTCAAATTCGCGACGTGCAGTTGCGCCATTCGGTCTTGGCAGCCACCGAGCCAGCGCGCGAGGCGGGGTTAACCAAGCGAGACGCCGATAAGTTGCGCGCCGAAAAGCTCGAACAGTGGATCGACGAACATGGTCATCGCCGGGTCCGGATTATCAAGCGCGAAAGTTCTGTTCGTCCAGTCTGTGATCAAAACGGGCGGCCCTACAAGTTCTTTGCACCCGGTGAGGTCGCCTCTATAGACCTGATCTCGTTCGAAGGGCGATGGGTCGGCCACGGACAGAGCGTATGGGATGCGAATTCAGGGCAGCAGCAACCCTGGGAAGAGCTTTACCCTGATGGCCAATTCGTGATGCGTTTGCGCAAGGGTGATACGCTTCAACTCTTTGACTGGGATGATGACCAAAAAAAGATCGCTGAAGGGAGCAATGTGGTGAAGCGAATTGTTCGGCTAGCGCCGGGCAATAATCGTATCTACCTCTGCGGCTTGAACGATGCGGGTAGACTACAGCAGCGGCACGACGACGATGACGATGATTTCGGGTGGGATCTGGCGGGCTTTGATAAACTGCGCCTGCGGCGCGCACGGCGTGTTCGCATAGATGAATTGGGGCGGGTGCACACGATCCCTCACGGGACAGTTTGA
- a CDS encoding tyrosine-type recombinase/integrase, with product MAKEKLTDARIQKLKPEAKSREISDETCSGLRIRISPAGTKSFLWVGRTPSNAVKSVTLGRYPEMSLRQAREAANEARGAIRAGRDPIAEKRALRQPMVGSGSDVTLRSLMMEYGRSAGATKGIWQPRSKKTGRSTAQNVIENVYADLLDREPTSITVDEFALATNSYVPKKPLNGKTTANGQASKARLYLKPVLDWAAGRGSFSKVGASRRGHLEVADLAVLHDPAVSDDSIRGKRERILSMDELEAILPLLTYPSPQIGRLKAEPATDYRPIACRFLLYTAARLEEMATMKWRDFDRRNGVWRKPLIKSTKGGPRSQDLPLSDAAIAILRSLPGWKTNEPDGYVFPNTTGNGPLGNWTRFQANLCEATGTSGWHRHDLRRTASTLMYEFEVPPSTVEQILGHKDPFRSQNLGGSVSHYIQLTKIMRDQRNPQAEALDTLAAALQLIENGQIAAE from the coding sequence ATGGCTAAGGAAAAACTGACAGACGCTCGGATCCAGAAGCTCAAGCCTGAAGCGAAGTCACGCGAGATTTCTGACGAGACCTGCTCCGGTCTTCGCATCCGCATTAGCCCAGCCGGCACCAAATCCTTCCTGTGGGTCGGTCGCACGCCCTCAAACGCGGTCAAGAGCGTCACGCTTGGTCGCTACCCGGAGATGAGCCTCAGACAGGCGCGAGAAGCCGCCAACGAAGCCAGAGGCGCTATCAGAGCGGGTCGAGACCCCATCGCAGAGAAGCGCGCTCTGCGCCAGCCTATGGTGGGCTCTGGGAGTGACGTCACCCTGCGAAGCCTCATGATGGAATATGGTCGGTCGGCGGGCGCTACCAAGGGCATCTGGCAACCTCGCAGTAAGAAGACAGGCCGTTCGACGGCGCAAAACGTCATCGAAAATGTCTATGCTGACCTACTAGACCGCGAGCCGACGTCCATCACTGTCGACGAATTTGCACTGGCGACGAACAGCTACGTTCCGAAGAAGCCGCTCAACGGCAAAACCACTGCCAACGGACAAGCCTCCAAAGCGCGCCTCTACCTCAAGCCGGTGCTGGACTGGGCGGCTGGACGCGGATCATTCTCCAAGGTCGGCGCGTCACGACGAGGCCACCTTGAAGTAGCCGACTTAGCAGTGCTTCATGACCCTGCTGTTAGCGACGACAGTATTCGAGGAAAGCGCGAGAGGATCCTCTCGATGGACGAGCTAGAGGCCATTCTACCGCTCCTCACATATCCGTCGCCCCAGATCGGACGGCTCAAAGCCGAACCAGCCACCGACTACAGGCCAATCGCCTGCCGGTTCCTACTCTACACCGCTGCCCGCCTCGAAGAGATGGCTACGATGAAGTGGCGGGATTTCGATCGGAGAAATGGTGTCTGGAGAAAACCGTTGATCAAATCGACCAAGGGCGGTCCGCGCTCGCAGGACCTGCCCCTCTCCGACGCGGCGATCGCCATACTGCGATCACTACCAGGCTGGAAGACAAACGAGCCTGACGGCTACGTTTTCCCGAATACGACGGGCAACGGACCGCTAGGCAACTGGACCCGTTTTCAGGCCAACCTTTGCGAAGCGACTGGAACCTCGGGCTGGCATCGTCACGACCTCCGCCGGACAGCTTCGACGTTGATGTATGAGTTCGAGGTTCCGCCCTCGACTGTCGAACAAATCCTAGGCCACAAAGACCCTTTTCGAAGTCAGAACCTGGGTGGCTCGGTGAGCCACTACATTCAGCTGACCAAGATCATGCGAGATCAGCGCAATCCTCAAGCTGAAGCACTCGACACCCTTGCCGCAGCGCTTCAGCTCATTGAGAACGGCCAGATAGCCGCAGAGTAG
- a CDS encoding ABC transporter ATP-binding protein, with protein sequence MANITLKAVRKSFGGFEVIKGIDLEIRKGEFMVFVGPSGCGKSTLLRLISGLEEITSGDLLFDDERVNNVIPSERGIAMVFQSYALYPHMKVYDNMAFGMKLGKRDKSEIEARVRKAAEMLQIDHLLDRLPRQLSGGQRQRVAIGRAIVRDPRVFLFDEPLSNLDAALRVATRLEIAKLHHDMNDVTMIYVTHDQVEAMTLADRICVLRDGVVEQVGTPAELYEKPNSVFVAGFIGSPKMNFLTGTFAEAYNCTTLGIRAEHIDVVDQAKATWTGTVVHAEDLGSDHFLFVDIGADEPVVVRRSGKLGTGMLGQVVSLRPQAENLHRFGPDDKPLG encoded by the coding sequence ATGGCAAACATCACTCTCAAAGCAGTTCGCAAGTCCTTCGGCGGTTTCGAAGTCATCAAAGGCATCGATCTGGAAATCCGCAAAGGCGAGTTCATGGTCTTTGTCGGCCCGTCCGGCTGCGGCAAGTCCACCCTGCTCCGCCTGATTTCGGGACTGGAAGAGATCACCTCGGGCGACCTGCTGTTCGACGACGAGCGCGTGAACAACGTCATCCCCTCCGAGCGCGGCATCGCGATGGTGTTCCAGAGCTACGCGCTCTACCCGCACATGAAGGTCTACGACAACATGGCCTTCGGCATGAAGCTGGGCAAACGCGACAAGTCCGAGATCGAGGCCCGCGTGCGCAAAGCGGCCGAGATGCTCCAGATCGACCATCTGCTGGACCGCCTGCCCCGCCAACTGTCAGGCGGCCAGCGCCAGCGTGTCGCCATCGGCCGCGCGATCGTTCGCGACCCGCGCGTGTTCCTGTTCGATGAGCCGCTGTCCAACCTCGACGCCGCGCTGCGGGTGGCCACCCGCCTAGAGATCGCGAAACTGCACCACGACATGAACGACGTCACGATGATCTACGTGACCCACGATCAGGTCGAAGCGATGACCCTCGCCGACCGCATCTGCGTGCTGCGCGACGGCGTGGTCGAGCAAGTCGGCACCCCTGCCGAGCTCTACGAAAAGCCTAACTCGGTCTTCGTCGCGGGCTTTATCGGCTCGCCCAAGATGAACTTCCTGACCGGCACCTTCGCAGAAGCCTATAACTGCACCACGCTGGGTATCCGCGCTGAGCATATCGACGTGGTGGATCAGGCAAAGGCCACATGGACCGGCACCGTCGTCCACGCCGAAGACCTCGGCTCCGACCACTTCCTGTTCGTCGATATCGGCGCAGATGAGCCGGTCGTGGTCCGCCGTAGCGGCAAGCTCGGCACAGGAATGCTAGGCCAAGTCGTCAGCCTCCGCCCGCAAGCCGAGAACCTACACCGCTTCGGGCCGGACGATAAACCGCTGGGCTGA
- a CDS encoding helix-turn-helix domain-containing protein, translated as MLPILSTAQDVQDIIRINMRSLRLAHNWTQKDLSERSGVALGSLKRFESTGEVSLASLVALAEALGALDEFTHLFPLPDARRLDELSKQRVARQRASGRKP; from the coding sequence ATGCTACCCATTCTCTCGACGGCACAAGACGTTCAGGACATCATTCGCATCAACATGCGATCGCTGCGGCTTGCCCACAACTGGACGCAGAAGGACCTCTCTGAACGCTCGGGTGTAGCCCTTGGCAGCCTGAAACGTTTCGAGTCCACCGGTGAGGTTTCTTTGGCATCTCTAGTGGCTCTTGCGGAGGCGCTGGGCGCTTTGGACGAGTTCACACACCTCTTCCCCCTGCCGGACGCACGACGCTTGGATGAGCTGTCAAAGCAGCGGGTCGCACGTCAGCGCGCGTCAGGACGCAAACCATGA
- a CDS encoding calcium-binding protein, which translates to MTLQTVIETVEVDLSGRLFGSTTNRDQFLEQFANGDYLLGELVEGDPYDALLHATTTGEVDSDAFIATLDPFDTYQIKMTVEDWRSVSGDLTISYTSLEYPASNYFIWEGETPFSIYQQTINSDEFTMFSLDYVPSDMVFWVNVQAGGWTETLTPTPYSIELVKVEDVQPWEIVLESDGINGHLSVISDDQSYVEGDTIQFQFELTLDAAGPIKATVADGLDIRTFSYTADGKLVITADVLAGGTSPNTELVKVDIEGTAESGSVDLAGFNWGWGGSDVRVNDLSQPVLIANERIDLGGAGGGDTADGMVRGSSSGEVLIGTDSSERLNALTGDDFVLGGGGDDKIRGQAGHDWLSGGEGLDVIAGGGGNDTLNGGAGRDFLKGNKGDDWLYGDDWLSPDASGDKLKGGSGADQLYGYGGNDQLYGNGGADELHGGDGKDLLSGGGGNDYLAASLGNDILKGGGGDDTLRGEAGKDKLFGDAGDDTLSGGAGRDKLIGGKGADTFELYSGADDNTILDFISGEDRIVLADTLWEGDLTVEELIDQYATVQNKSVVFDFGDVTLEVKGVKNPDLLIDDIAIKEIYFDDMI; encoded by the coding sequence ATGACTTTGCAGACAGTTATCGAAACAGTTGAGGTCGATCTGAGTGGCCGGTTATTCGGCTCGACGACGAACCGAGACCAATTCCTCGAACAATTTGCCAACGGAGATTATTTGCTCGGTGAATTGGTCGAAGGCGATCCCTATGACGCGCTGCTCCATGCGACCACGACCGGTGAGGTGGATAGTGACGCATTCATCGCGACGCTTGACCCCTTCGACACCTATCAGATCAAGATGACGGTCGAGGATTGGAGGAGCGTCAGTGGAGATCTAACGATTAGCTACACATCGTTGGAATATCCTGCGTCCAATTACTTCATTTGGGAAGGTGAGACACCTTTCAGCATTTACCAACAGACGATCAACTCTGACGAATTCACGATGTTTAGCTTGGACTATGTGCCAAGCGACATGGTTTTCTGGGTCAACGTTCAGGCAGGTGGTTGGACAGAAACACTGACCCCCACCCCCTATTCGATAGAGCTGGTGAAGGTCGAGGACGTCCAACCGTGGGAGATCGTCCTAGAGAGCGACGGTATCAACGGACACCTATCAGTCATCTCCGACGACCAATCCTACGTAGAAGGTGACACCATCCAATTTCAGTTTGAACTTACCCTTGATGCTGCAGGTCCGATAAAGGCGACGGTTGCGGACGGCCTCGATATACGAACATTTAGCTATACTGCGGACGGGAAGCTCGTCATCACCGCTGACGTATTGGCTGGCGGAACATCTCCGAACACCGAGTTGGTCAAGGTCGATATTGAAGGCACAGCCGAGTCTGGGTCTGTCGATCTGGCAGGGTTCAATTGGGGCTGGGGCGGATCGGATGTTCGTGTCAATGACCTTAGCCAGCCTGTATTGATTGCTAACGAGCGCATCGACCTAGGTGGAGCTGGCGGCGGCGACACTGCGGATGGAATGGTGCGCGGATCATCGAGTGGCGAAGTGCTTATCGGCACCGATAGCTCGGAGCGTCTCAATGCCTTGACTGGCGATGATTTCGTCCTCGGCGGTGGCGGTGACGACAAGATCAGAGGTCAGGCCGGGCACGACTGGCTGTCAGGCGGGGAGGGTCTTGACGTTATTGCCGGAGGAGGCGGCAACGATACGCTCAATGGAGGTGCCGGCAGAGATTTCCTGAAAGGCAACAAGGGCGACGATTGGCTTTATGGCGACGATTGGCTGAGCCCCGACGCAAGTGGGGATAAACTCAAAGGTGGGTCCGGAGCTGATCAGCTCTACGGATACGGCGGAAACGACCAACTTTACGGAAACGGTGGAGCTGATGAGCTCCACGGAGGCGACGGCAAAGACTTGCTGTCCGGTGGAGGTGGGAACGATTATCTGGCGGCCAGCCTCGGTAACGATATCCTCAAAGGTGGAGGAGGCGACGATACTCTTCGAGGAGAAGCTGGTAAGGACAAGCTTTTCGGTGATGCTGGTGATGATACCCTCTCTGGGGGCGCCGGTCGTGACAAGCTGATCGGTGGTAAAGGGGCCGATACTTTTGAGCTGTATAGCGGGGCAGATGACAACACCATCTTGGACTTCATCAGCGGCGAGGATCGCATCGTGTTGGCGGATACGCTATGGGAAGGGGACCTGACTGTCGAAGAGCTGATCGACCAGTATGCGACCGTCCAAAACAAATCGGTGGTCTTCGACTTCGGAGATGTCACGCTGGAGGTGAAGGGAGTGAAAAACCCCGACCTGCTCATTGACGACATCGCGATAAAAGAAATCTACTTCGACGATATGATCTGA
- a CDS encoding type II toxin-antitoxin system HipA family toxin encodes MISRLAADLRFSAQGVDVKVAQLGWDTARREAAAEWDATFAASPLPLSPLLVKDHASLLRSRNRAFGDLPGLFGDSLPDGWGRLLVDRELAARGKSRSSITDLDRLSMVGQHGMGAFVYRPEEVADVENEIDLDWFENLAPELGSDTAAEDLEKMRTMAGGSHGARPKFVAQLSNDGKRLRDHRLPLENGWTHVLVKRRAANDEVGSIEAEAAYADMARAAGIDMMPVTVLQSSSGEPYFVTERFDRSGGDRLHMQTVAALLDVDFRSAVLDYTDLIKVVKVLTRDHRQTEEMFRRMVFNVLTNNRDDHLKNHAFLMNADGNWRLAPAYDVSFSNGPGGEHTLLVAGEGRNPTKAHFDRVAKVAGIKPARAAQLVTGVREAVSDWSTHAYARGVPTGLKSTLEAMLAERERVTLR; translated from the coding sequence ATGATCAGTCGTCTCGCAGCGGATCTACGGTTCTCGGCGCAGGGCGTAGACGTCAAGGTCGCCCAGTTGGGATGGGACACAGCGCGGCGCGAAGCTGCGGCTGAGTGGGACGCCACGTTCGCCGCCTCTCCCCTGCCCCTGAGCCCGCTTCTCGTGAAGGATCACGCATCGCTCCTCCGGTCCAGAAACCGCGCCTTCGGTGACTTGCCCGGTCTGTTCGGTGACAGCCTCCCTGACGGCTGGGGACGCTTGCTGGTGGACCGTGAGCTTGCGGCGCGCGGCAAGTCTCGCAGCTCCATCACTGACCTCGATCGCCTGTCGATGGTCGGCCAGCACGGGATGGGTGCTTTTGTCTATCGGCCGGAGGAGGTTGCAGACGTCGAGAACGAGATCGACCTCGACTGGTTCGAGAACCTCGCCCCCGAGCTTGGCAGCGACACAGCTGCTGAGGATCTGGAGAAGATGCGGACGATGGCGGGTGGCTCGCATGGAGCGCGGCCGAAATTTGTGGCTCAGCTCTCGAATGACGGGAAGAGACTACGAGACCACCGCCTGCCCCTTGAGAACGGCTGGACGCATGTTCTGGTGAAGCGACGTGCTGCCAACGATGAAGTCGGCTCGATTGAGGCAGAGGCAGCCTACGCCGACATGGCACGCGCGGCAGGCATCGACATGATGCCGGTGACGGTGCTTCAGTCCTCGTCAGGCGAGCCCTACTTCGTGACCGAGCGGTTCGACCGCAGCGGCGGCGACCGCCTTCATATGCAGACAGTGGCCGCCCTGCTGGATGTCGACTTCCGGTCTGCCGTCCTCGACTACACCGACCTCATAAAAGTCGTGAAGGTCCTCACCCGTGATCACAGGCAGACCGAAGAGATGTTCCGCCGCATGGTCTTCAACGTGCTTACCAACAACAGGGATGATCACCTCAAGAACCATGCCTTCCTCATGAATGCCGATGGCAATTGGCGGCTTGCACCAGCCTACGACGTGAGCTTCAGCAACGGCCCCGGCGGCGAACACACGCTCCTCGTGGCCGGTGAAGGACGGAACCCGACCAAAGCGCATTTCGACCGCGTAGCAAAGGTCGCAGGTATCAAGCCCGCCAGAGCCGCACAACTCGTCACTGGAGTGCGTGAGGCCGTTTCTGACTGGAGCACTCATGCATACGCGCGAGGCGTCCCTACGGGGCTAAAATCGACCCTGGAAGCGATGCTTGCAGAGCGTGAAAGAGTCACACTTCGTTGA
- a CDS encoding IS3 family transposase (programmed frameshift) — protein sequence MRKSRFTEEQIVRILQEYTAGAKVAELCRKHGMSDATLYKWKSRYGGMQVSELRRLKDLEAENAELKRLLADAMLDNSGLKGLLGKKLLTPAHRRDAVKTLMADHQFTERRACRLVGISRSSLAYRARPDRHVRLRERLITLSGKHRRYGYRMLHAKLVREDFKVNVKVVERLYREERLWLRRTKRKKIPREAREGSWCPIAANQRWSLDFTSDALANGRKFRTANLKDDCTRECPVIEVDFSLPGERVVEMLERVARERGYPDILVVDNGPELRGRAMDRWADDHGVQLYFIDPGKPTQNAYIESFNGRFREECLNQHWFTSIGEAREIIEEWRADYNTERPHSSLKYQTPEEFAAARPFDKTQWAPTLELPDGSAPAPIAHAAE from the exons ATGCGTAAATCACGTTTCACGGAAGAACAGATTGTCCGGATTTTGCAGGAATATACGGCCGGGGCGAAGGTCGCGGAGCTGTGTCGCAAGCATGGCATGTCGGATGCGACGCTCTACAAGTGGAAGAGCCGGTATGGGGGCATGCAGGTTTCCGAACTGCGCCGCCTGAAAGATCTGGAAGCCGAGAACGCTGAACTCAAGCGGCTTCTGGCGGATGCCATGCTCGACAATTCGGGTCTGAAAGGGCTGCTGG GCAAAAAACTCCTGACGCCTGCACACCGCCGGGATGCCGTGAAGACGCTGATGGCGGATCATCAGTTCACGGAGCGGCGGGCGTGCAGGCTGGTCGGGATTTCGCGGTCGAGCCTGGCCTATCGGGCACGGCCAGACCGCCATGTGCGACTTCGAGAACGCCTGATCACTCTTTCAGGCAAACACAGGAGGTATGGTTATCGCATGCTGCATGCCAAGCTTGTCCGCGAGGACTTCAAGGTGAACGTGAAGGTCGTCGAGCGCCTCTATCGGGAGGAGCGCCTATGGCTGCGCCGGACGAAGCGCAAGAAGATCCCGCGCGAGGCGCGTGAGGGCAGTTGGTGCCCGATCGCTGCCAACCAGCGTTGGTCGCTCGACTTCACCAGCGATGCGTTGGCCAATGGCCGGAAGTTCCGCACCGCCAATCTCAAGGACGATTGCACCCGCGAATGCCCGGTGATCGAGGTGGACTTTTCTCTGCCTGGTGAGCGGGTTGTGGAAATGCTGGAGCGGGTTGCCCGGGAGCGAGGATACCCCGATATCCTGGTCGTTGATAACGGCCCGGAACTTCGTGGTCGGGCCATGGACAGATGGGCCGATGATCACGGCGTGCAGCTGTATTTCATCGACCCGGGGAAACCTACGCAGAATGCTTACATCGAGAGCTTCAACGGGCGGTTCCGCGAGGAATGCCTGAACCAGCACTGGTTCACGAGCATCGGTGAAGCCCGAGAGATTATCGAAGAATGGAGGGCCGATTACAATACGGAACGCCCGCACAGCAGCTTGAAGTATCAGACGCCGGAGGAGTTCGCCGCAGCGCGGCCCTTCGACAAAACGCAATGGGCACCGACGCTTGAGCTACCTGATGGCTCCGCGCCTGCGCCCATTGCTCACGCAGCCGAATGA